A region of Streptomyces halobius DNA encodes the following proteins:
- a CDS encoding DJ-1/PfpI family protein, whose product MQIAILLYDRFTTLDAVGPYDTLSRIPGAETVFVGERTGTYRNDVGSLGMVADAPLSDVTAPDILVVPGGPGPLALMEDGPLHEWLRAVDARTTWTTSVCTGSLILGAAGLLKGRRATSHWAALDQLPGLGAEPTGERVVFDGKYVTAAGVSSGIDMGLALAGRIAGDEVAQAIQLGIEYDPRPPYDAGSPDKAPAEITAMIREGRFPLAGEE is encoded by the coding sequence TTGCAGATCGCGATCCTCCTCTACGACCGCTTCACCACCCTGGACGCCGTCGGCCCCTACGACACCCTCAGCCGCATCCCCGGCGCCGAGACCGTGTTCGTCGGCGAGCGCACCGGCACGTACCGCAACGACGTCGGCTCGCTCGGGATGGTCGCCGACGCCCCGCTGTCCGACGTCACCGCGCCGGACATCCTCGTCGTACCGGGCGGTCCCGGCCCGCTCGCGCTCATGGAGGACGGCCCGCTGCATGAGTGGCTCCGCGCCGTGGACGCCCGCACCACCTGGACCACCTCGGTGTGCACCGGCTCGCTGATACTGGGCGCCGCGGGCCTCCTCAAGGGCCGCCGGGCCACCTCCCATTGGGCGGCGCTGGACCAGCTGCCCGGCCTCGGCGCCGAGCCGACCGGGGAGCGGGTGGTCTTCGACGGCAAGTACGTGACGGCGGCCGGCGTCTCGTCCGGCATCGACATGGGCCTGGCGCTGGCCGGCCGGATCGCCGGGGACGAGGTGGCCCAGGCGATCCAGCTCGGCATCGAGTACGACCCGCGGCCGCCGTACGACGCGGGCTCCCCGGACAAGGCGCCGGCCGAGATCACCGCGATGATACGGGAGGGCCGCTTCCCGCTGGCCGGGGAGGAGTAG
- a CDS encoding GlxA family transcriptional regulator yields the protein MEQRDVLVVLFDGLQSLDVTGPVEVFAGADNGLPRAYRIRTASLEGGPVRTSSGLTLAPDLALADAAPHTLLVPGGNGTRDPDPRLIDWLRTNAPSARRKVSVCSGALLLAEAGLLDGRRATTHWMLCDAFAERYPAVHVDPEPIYVRDGDLATSAGVTAGIDLALALVEEDLGRDLALSIARHLVVFLRRPGNQTQFSAQLAAQTAERRPLRDVQQSISENPAADLSVDALAVRAGLSPRHFARAFRDEVGMTPGRYVDRVRLEAARRRLEDTVDGIAQVARRCGTPEAMRRAFVKALGAAPAEYRRRFQPVPPAHPGG from the coding sequence ATGGAACAGCGCGATGTGCTGGTCGTTCTCTTCGACGGCCTCCAGAGCCTCGATGTGACCGGACCGGTCGAGGTCTTCGCCGGCGCGGACAACGGCCTCCCCAGGGCCTATCGGATCCGCACCGCGAGCCTGGAGGGCGGCCCGGTCCGCACCTCCAGCGGTCTGACGCTCGCCCCGGACCTCGCGCTCGCCGACGCGGCGCCGCACACCCTCCTGGTGCCGGGCGGCAACGGGACCAGGGACCCCGATCCGCGGCTCATCGACTGGCTGCGGACGAACGCCCCCAGCGCGCGCCGGAAGGTCTCGGTGTGCAGCGGTGCGCTGCTGCTGGCCGAGGCCGGGCTGTTGGACGGCCGCCGCGCGACGACCCACTGGATGCTGTGCGACGCGTTCGCCGAGCGCTACCCCGCCGTCCATGTAGACCCGGAGCCGATATACGTACGGGACGGCGACCTGGCGACCTCAGCGGGCGTCACGGCGGGCATCGATCTCGCGCTGGCGCTGGTCGAGGAGGACCTGGGCCGGGACCTGGCGCTGTCCATCGCCCGCCATCTGGTCGTCTTTCTGCGGCGGCCGGGCAACCAGACCCAGTTCAGCGCCCAGCTCGCCGCCCAGACCGCGGAGCGCCGGCCGCTGCGCGACGTCCAGCAGTCGATCTCCGAGAACCCCGCGGCGGATCTGTCCGTCGACGCCCTCGCCGTCCGCGCCGGCCTCTCCCCACGGCACTTCGCCCGCGCATTCCGCGACGAGGTCGGTATGACACCGGGGCGCTATGTCGACCGCGTACGGCTGGAGGCCGCCCGGCGCCGTCTGGAAGACACCGTCGACGGCATCGCGCAGGTCGCACGCCGCTGCGGCACTCCCGAGGCGATGCGCCGCGCTTTCGTCAAGGCGCTCGGCGCCGCCCCGGCCGAATACCGCCGCCGCTTCCAGCCGGTGCCGCCTGCCCATCCGGGCGGCTGA
- a CDS encoding SCO6745 family protein produces MTSSSTLPALAGRHCHNVVNPFHSTHYFAPEFAAELATVGLENRSAGYFAARSAAMGAVGPGTITATFYNFNHELIARHVPHIWSVTTPEAVLEARLRAADAALRRLLGDEAVASPEMAEAAELALRATEGCTRHARPLFAAHADLPVPDVPHLAYWHATTLLREHRGDGHLLALLDAELDGLEALVSHHATGRGMSYHGVMTTRGWSEEQWAAAQDRLRGRGLLDAEGELTETGIQLRKDLETATDRLDRAPYEHLGAEGVARLTELAAGFTTAAMDAGAFPAALFGKG; encoded by the coding sequence ATGACCTCTTCGAGCACACTGCCCGCGCTGGCCGGCCGGCACTGTCACAACGTCGTGAACCCCTTCCACTCGACGCACTACTTCGCGCCGGAGTTCGCGGCCGAGCTCGCCACGGTGGGCCTGGAGAACCGCAGCGCCGGATACTTCGCCGCCCGGAGCGCGGCCATGGGCGCGGTGGGCCCCGGCACCATCACGGCGACCTTCTACAACTTCAACCACGAGCTCATCGCGCGCCACGTCCCGCACATCTGGTCCGTGACCACGCCCGAGGCCGTCCTGGAGGCGCGGCTGCGCGCGGCCGACGCCGCCCTGCGCCGGCTGCTCGGTGACGAGGCCGTGGCGTCCCCGGAGATGGCGGAGGCGGCGGAGCTGGCGCTGCGCGCCACCGAGGGCTGCACCCGACACGCCCGGCCGCTGTTCGCCGCGCACGCCGATCTGCCGGTGCCCGACGTGCCGCACCTGGCGTACTGGCACGCCACGACGCTGCTGCGGGAACACCGCGGCGACGGCCACCTGCTGGCGCTTTTGGACGCCGAACTGGACGGTCTGGAGGCGCTGGTCTCCCACCACGCCACCGGGCGCGGTATGAGCTACCACGGCGTCATGACGACCCGTGGCTGGTCGGAGGAGCAGTGGGCGGCGGCGCAGGACCGGCTGCGCGGCCGCGGCCTCCTGGACGCCGAGGGCGAGTTGACCGAAACCGGCATACAGCTCCGCAAGGATCTGGAGACCGCCACGGACCGGCTGGACCGGGCTCCGTACGAGCACTTGGGCGCCGAGGGCGTGGCCCGGCTCACCGAGCTGGCGGCCGGGTTCACCACGGCCGCGATGGACGCCGGGGCCTTCCCGGCGGCGCTGTTCGGCAAGGGCTGA
- a CDS encoding Tex family protein: MTASTEPIGALGSIEARIAGELGVKERQVKAAVELLDGGSTVPFIARYRKEATEMLDDTQLRSLEERLRYLRELEERRTAILESVRSQGKLDAALEARIRGAESKARLEDIYLPFKPKRRTKAQIAREAGLEPLAEGLLGDPSVEPLAAAAAFVDADKGVADTAAALEGARAILTERFSEDADLIGELRERMWSRGRVGAKVREGKEEAGAKFADYFDFAEPFTELPSHRVLAMFRGEKEEILDLTLEPEDPSAATEGPSSYEQSIARKFGIADRGRPADTWLLDTVRWAWRTRVQVHLGIDLRLRLRQAAEDEAVRVFASNLRDLLLAAPAGTRATMGLDPGFRTGVKVAVVDATGKVAATETIYPHVPQQKWDASLATLARLAREHEVELIAIGNGTASRETDKLAADLIAAQPELKLTKVMVSEAGASVYSASAFASQELPGLDVSLRGAVSIARRLQDPLAELVKIDPKSIGVGQYQHDLSEVKLSRSLDAVVEDCVNGVGVDVNTASAPLLSRVSGIGSGLAENIVAHRDGNGPFRSRKALKEVSRLGPKAYEQCAGFLRIRGGDDPLDASSVHPEAYPVVRRMVKSAGGDVGSLIGNASVLRTLKAADFVDDSFGLPTVNDILQELEKPGRDPRPEFRTATFKEGVEKIGDLQPGMLLEGVVTNVAAFGAFVDVGVHQDGLVHVSAMSKTFVKDPRDVVKPGDIVRVKVLDVDIPRKRISLTLRLDDEHGKGASAGGGERRGGERRGGNGGGPREGGRGGAPRPRQGGGGPRGADRRGADRRGGRDAGPVNDAMADALRRAGLLGKERGGR; encoded by the coding sequence GTGACGGCATCCACTGAGCCCATCGGGGCCCTCGGGTCCATCGAAGCGAGGATCGCCGGGGAGCTCGGCGTCAAGGAGCGGCAGGTGAAGGCCGCGGTCGAACTGCTCGACGGCGGCTCGACGGTTCCGTTCATCGCGCGCTACCGCAAGGAAGCGACCGAGATGCTCGACGATACGCAGCTGCGCTCGTTGGAGGAGCGGCTGCGCTATCTACGGGAGCTGGAGGAGCGGCGGACCGCGATCCTGGAGTCCGTACGTTCCCAGGGCAAGCTGGACGCCGCCCTGGAGGCGCGGATCCGCGGCGCCGAGTCCAAGGCGCGGCTGGAGGACATCTATCTCCCGTTCAAGCCCAAGCGGCGCACCAAGGCGCAGATCGCGCGGGAGGCCGGCCTGGAGCCGCTGGCCGAGGGGCTGCTGGGCGATCCGTCGGTGGAGCCGCTCGCGGCCGCCGCGGCCTTTGTCGACGCCGACAAGGGGGTCGCCGATACGGCCGCCGCCCTGGAGGGCGCGCGGGCCATCCTGACCGAGCGGTTCAGCGAGGACGCGGATCTGATCGGCGAGCTGCGCGAGCGGATGTGGTCGCGGGGGCGGGTCGGGGCGAAGGTGCGGGAGGGCAAGGAGGAGGCCGGCGCCAAGTTCGCCGACTACTTCGACTTCGCCGAGCCGTTCACCGAGCTGCCCTCGCACCGGGTGCTGGCGATGTTCCGCGGTGAGAAGGAGGAGATCCTCGATCTCACGCTGGAGCCGGAGGACCCGTCGGCGGCCACCGAGGGGCCCAGCTCCTACGAGCAGTCCATCGCCCGGAAGTTCGGCATCGCCGACCGTGGGCGGCCCGCCGACACGTGGCTCCTGGACACCGTCCGCTGGGCGTGGCGCACCCGGGTGCAGGTGCACCTCGGGATCGATCTGCGGCTGCGGCTGCGGCAGGCCGCCGAGGACGAGGCGGTGCGGGTCTTCGCATCGAACCTGCGTGACCTGCTGCTGGCGGCGCCCGCCGGGACGCGCGCGACGATGGGCCTCGACCCCGGTTTCCGTACGGGGGTGAAGGTCGCGGTCGTGGACGCCACGGGCAAGGTGGCCGCCACGGAAACGATTTATCCGCATGTGCCGCAGCAGAAGTGGGACGCTTCGCTGGCCACGCTGGCGCGGCTGGCGCGCGAGCACGAGGTGGAGCTGATCGCGATCGGCAACGGCACCGCCTCCCGGGAGACCGACAAGCTGGCGGCCGATCTGATCGCCGCGCAGCCCGAGCTGAAGCTGACGAAGGTGATGGTGTCCGAGGCGGGCGCCTCCGTGTACTCCGCCTCCGCGTTCGCCTCGCAGGAGCTGCCCGGCCTGGATGTGTCGCTGCGCGGTGCGGTGTCCATCGCGCGCCGGCTGCAGGACCCGCTGGCCGAGCTGGTCAAGATCGACCCGAAGTCGATCGGGGTCGGGCAGTACCAGCACGATCTGTCCGAGGTGAAGCTGTCGCGCTCCCTGGACGCGGTGGTCGAGGACTGTGTGAACGGTGTCGGTGTCGACGTCAACACCGCGTCCGCGCCCCTGCTTTCCCGCGTATCGGGCATCGGCTCGGGCCTGGCGGAGAACATCGTGGCGCACCGGGACGGCAACGGCCCGTTCCGCTCCCGCAAGGCCCTCAAGGAGGTGTCGCGGCTCGGCCCGAAGGCGTACGAGCAGTGCGCGGGCTTCCTGCGGATCCGTGGTGGCGACGACCCGCTGGACGCCTCCAGCGTGCACCCGGAGGCGTACCCGGTGGTGCGTCGGATGGTGAAGTCGGCGGGGGGCGACGTCGGTTCGCTGATCGGCAACGCTTCGGTGCTGCGCACCCTGAAGGCCGCCGATTTCGTCGATGACTCCTTCGGTCTGCCGACGGTGAACGACATCCTTCAGGAGCTGGAGAAGCCGGGCCGCGACCCGCGCCCGGAGTTCAGGACCGCGACCTTCAAGGAGGGCGTGGAGAAGATCGGCGATCTGCAGCCGGGGATGCTCCTGGAGGGTGTGGTGACCAATGTCGCCGCCTTCGGGGCGTTCGTGGACGTGGGCGTCCATCAGGACGGTCTGGTGCATGTCTCGGCGATGTCGAAGACGTTCGTCAAGGATCCGCGGGACGTGGTGAAGCCGGGCGACATCGTGCGGGTCAAGGTGCTCGACGTGGACATTCCGCGGAAGCGGATCTCGCTGACGCTGCGGCTGGACGACGAGCACGGCAAGGGCGCCTCGGCGGGCGGCGGCGAGCGGCGCGGCGGTGAGCGGCGGGGCGGCAACGGCGGCGGACCGCGCGAGGGCGGCCGTGGTGGCGCGCCCCGGCCGCGGCAGGGCGGCGGCGGGCCGCGCGGCGCGGACCGGCGCGGCGCGGACCGGCGTGGCGGCCGCGATGCCGGGCCGGTCAACGACGCGATGGCCGACGCTCTGCGGCGGGCCGGGCTGCTGGGCAAGGAGCGTGGCGGCCGCTGA
- a CDS encoding FUSC family protein, whose product MRRASRSVQAKRSLPSWLAHPFRWQRLPVPWAAVARGALGAGPLLGAGIATGHPAAGVLAGLGAMLAGVNDRLGTRRTGIVHIGLPALAAALGMLIGASLQAADAGWWIVPALFAVGFVSGAGSVAGPVRSTAGMQMLAATILGAGMPLPGAPWAKALYVLAGCLWLLLLRLVLRSPRPVGGALSGERAAVATVFDALADALGAVGGPGAEPARRRLTAALDRADEALRLHRLTSRLLRRRPRTEELLLAERFAAATTLCEASVALLWEARPLPPRVAESPRRFADALRTGRPPGRLSAPEASSAARGAFDQALLDAAVAFARPEPLSRPYPAASVASMRSAASAPGAATGAVAPRPGPGAPSSSPSHRPAWVSMARRALDVVSRPTRRGRSVLGPAGRDYGLRVAVCIAASVAVALLLRAEHWYWLPATATFLVKPDLGPLFSRTVNRFVGTVAGVLLFAGAGPLLTGSWWPVLAAGAGGTLLPFATRHFALQTVAITLMVLSFVHVSGDPQAAAERIVDTSIACGIVLVVGHLPRLADPRRRIGQRVTAALRAAARFLRHVLESEPGQDPTERLALRRAAYRALGEARTAAETAAAELLTARDRDTDWLSVITASERIVDAATACAVRLDHGARHPSPDDARRLCQALSAMADALEDPRRRATGTPAPELRPVPDCATLTDVAAELERLRGYAGAT is encoded by the coding sequence ATGCGACGAGCAAGTAGGTCGGTCCAGGCAAAGCGCAGCCTGCCATCGTGGCTCGCCCATCCGTTCCGCTGGCAGCGGCTGCCCGTCCCGTGGGCGGCCGTCGCGCGCGGTGCCTTGGGCGCCGGGCCGCTGCTCGGTGCGGGGATCGCGACCGGCCACCCGGCGGCCGGCGTGCTGGCCGGGCTCGGTGCGATGCTGGCGGGCGTCAACGACCGCCTCGGGACGCGTCGCACCGGGATCGTCCACATCGGCCTGCCCGCCCTCGCCGCGGCGCTCGGCATGCTGATCGGCGCCTCGCTCCAGGCGGCCGACGCGGGCTGGTGGATCGTTCCGGCGCTGTTCGCCGTCGGCTTCGTCTCCGGCGCGGGCAGCGTGGCCGGGCCCGTACGCTCCACCGCGGGCATGCAGATGCTGGCCGCCACCATCCTGGGTGCGGGTATGCCGCTGCCGGGCGCGCCCTGGGCCAAGGCGCTCTATGTCCTCGCCGGATGTCTGTGGCTGCTTCTGCTGCGCCTTGTGCTGCGTTCACCGCGTCCTGTGGGCGGTGCGCTCAGTGGCGAGCGGGCGGCGGTCGCCACGGTCTTCGACGCGCTCGCCGACGCCCTGGGCGCGGTCGGCGGGCCGGGTGCCGAGCCCGCCAGACGACGGCTGACCGCCGCGCTGGACCGGGCGGACGAGGCCCTGCGGCTGCACCGTCTGACCAGTCGGCTGCTGCGTCGCCGCCCCCGTACGGAGGAGCTCCTGCTCGCCGAGCGGTTCGCCGCGGCGACGACGCTGTGCGAGGCCAGCGTCGCGCTCCTGTGGGAGGCCCGTCCACTGCCGCCCCGCGTCGCGGAGAGCCCTCGGCGGTTCGCCGATGCGCTGCGCACCGGACGCCCTCCGGGACGGCTGTCCGCCCCGGAGGCCAGTTCGGCCGCGCGCGGCGCCTTCGACCAGGCACTTCTCGATGCCGCGGTGGCCTTCGCGCGGCCCGAGCCGCTGTCCCGGCCTTATCCCGCGGCCAGCGTGGCTTCGATGCGTAGCGCCGCTTCGGCACCTGGCGCTGCTACGGGGGCGGTGGCGCCGCGACCCGGCCCGGGAGCGCCGTCGTCATCGCCGTCCCACCGTCCCGCCTGGGTGTCCATGGCCCGCCGGGCGCTGGACGTCGTCAGCCGGCCGACGCGGCGCGGGCGGAGCGTTCTCGGCCCCGCCGGACGGGACTACGGCCTACGGGTCGCCGTCTGCATCGCCGCGAGCGTCGCGGTGGCCCTGCTGCTGCGCGCCGAGCACTGGTACTGGCTCCCGGCCACCGCCACCTTCCTGGTCAAGCCCGACCTGGGCCCGCTCTTCTCCCGTACGGTCAACCGCTTCGTCGGCACCGTCGCCGGGGTGCTGCTCTTCGCCGGGGCCGGGCCGCTGCTGACCGGCTCGTGGTGGCCGGTGCTGGCCGCTGGGGCGGGCGGCACGCTACTGCCGTTCGCCACCCGCCACTTCGCGCTGCAGACCGTCGCGATCACCCTGATGGTGCTGTCGTTCGTCCACGTCAGCGGCGATCCGCAGGCCGCCGCCGAGCGGATCGTCGACACCTCGATCGCCTGCGGCATCGTGCTCGTCGTCGGCCATCTGCCACGGCTCGCGGACCCGCGCCGCCGCATCGGCCAGCGTGTGACCGCGGCCCTCCGCGCCGCCGCACGCTTCCTCCGCCACGTCCTGGAGTCGGAACCGGGCCAGGACCCCACCGAGCGGCTGGCGTTGCGCCGGGCCGCCTACCGGGCGCTGGGCGAGGCACGCACCGCGGCGGAGACCGCCGCGGCCGAACTCCTCACCGCCCGCGACCGCGACACCGACTGGCTGTCCGTCATCACCGCGTCCGAACGCATCGTGGACGCCGCGACCGCCTGCGCCGTACGCCTCGATCACGGTGCCCGACACCCGAGCCCCGACGACGCGCGACGGCTGTGCCAGGCGCTGTCCGCCATGGCCGACGCCCTGGAGGACCCGCGCCGCCGGGCCACCGGCACACCCGCTCCGGAGCTACGGCCGGTACCCGACTGCGCCACGCTCACCGACGTGGCCGCCGAACTGGAGCGCCTCCGGGGGTACGCGGGCGCGACCTGA
- a CDS encoding oxidoreductase has product MSAEPAEYATFGLAPAMRPGGVLPTGAYETHRDFLDFSINGKPLLLRLADLDAVSPLAADLGPSLFAAQVRRLLLEDAGPVPDSGRRVIYGCPECEGPACGAVTAVVERDGADFVWRDFAWQTDDTVDLRRNGYTGIGPFRFEGAQYRAALEQLLASGAEGPARPALRVLLIGRRAAALTKLAAALRGTGIGAEITRDVADAAPDELRSYGAVALGRGMGETGRAAVRQAFADAGSTAVLVDGLAPIVPLAVAQIEQALDRCPQDERRLLRLDTERGTAVLTVATPCRVRLTGYRLDRLCRTRTTELFDGQLEAGRHVFGLKGMTGEGYVVARTTGGVRCVRLEPT; this is encoded by the coding sequence ATGTCTGCGGAACCTGCGGAATACGCGACCTTCGGGCTGGCGCCGGCCATGCGCCCCGGTGGTGTGCTGCCCACCGGTGCCTATGAAACCCACCGGGACTTTCTGGACTTCAGCATCAACGGCAAGCCGCTGCTGCTGCGCCTCGCCGACCTCGACGCGGTCTCGCCGCTCGCCGCCGACCTGGGCCCCTCACTCTTCGCCGCGCAGGTGCGGCGGCTTCTGCTGGAGGACGCCGGCCCGGTGCCGGACAGCGGACGCCGGGTCATCTACGGCTGCCCCGAGTGCGAAGGGCCGGCCTGCGGCGCCGTCACCGCGGTCGTCGAACGCGACGGCGCCGACTTCGTCTGGCGCGACTTCGCCTGGCAGACGGACGACACCGTGGACCTGAGACGCAACGGCTATACGGGAATCGGGCCGTTCCGCTTCGAGGGCGCGCAGTACCGGGCCGCGCTGGAACAACTGCTGGCATCCGGCGCCGAAGGCCCGGCGCGGCCCGCTCTCCGGGTCCTGCTCATCGGACGGCGCGCCGCCGCACTGACGAAGCTGGCCGCCGCGCTGCGCGGCACCGGCATCGGTGCGGAGATCACCCGTGACGTGGCCGACGCCGCACCGGACGAACTCCGCTCCTACGGTGCGGTGGCCCTCGGCCGCGGGATGGGGGAGACCGGACGCGCGGCGGTACGGCAGGCGTTCGCGGACGCCGGATCGACGGCCGTCCTCGTCGACGGCCTCGCGCCGATCGTCCCCTTGGCCGTCGCGCAGATCGAACAGGCGCTGGACCGCTGCCCGCAGGACGAACGCCGGCTGCTGCGGCTCGACACGGAACGCGGCACGGCCGTGCTGACCGTCGCCACGCCCTGCCGGGTCCGGCTGACCGGATATCGCCTCGACCGGCTCTGCCGCACCCGTACGACCGAGCTCTTCGACGGCCAACTGGAGGCGGGACGCCATGTGTTCGGGCTGAAAGGGATGACGGGGGAGGGGTATGTGGTGGCGCGGACTACGGGGGGCGTGCGCTGCGTTCGGCTTGAGCCGACATGA
- a CDS encoding FAD-dependent oxidoreductase, giving the protein MTSDVRDVLVIGGGVIGLTSAIALAEDGFRVRLVSRDAAAETTSAVAGALCWPYRIHPYEGAVRWSVRTFEVLAGLAGRPEETGSRMVTGTMADAMTDAANGPAAEAGTGGTGAAGGAAMGGGDPLPAWYRAVPGLHRARPDELPPGCASGWRARTPLVDMPAHLRYLERRLAGAGGRVARRTVASLEEAGQEAAVVVNCTGLAARDLVPDPDVHPVQGQLVIVENPGIEEWFVAADEGSATTAYVLPQPYGVVLGGTAYDDVWSLEPDPAVAEAIVARCARHFPELARARVLRHTVGLRPARPAVRLTSEWLSGGALCVHNYGHGGAGVTVAWGCADEVVRMVRAASGLSDGSGSERS; this is encoded by the coding sequence ATGACGAGTGATGTGCGTGACGTTCTGGTGATCGGTGGCGGTGTGATCGGCCTGACCTCGGCGATCGCGTTGGCGGAGGACGGGTTCCGGGTGCGGTTGGTGAGCCGGGACGCGGCCGCGGAGACGACATCGGCGGTGGCCGGCGCGCTGTGCTGGCCCTATCGCATCCACCCGTACGAGGGGGCGGTGCGCTGGTCCGTGCGTACCTTCGAGGTGCTCGCCGGTCTGGCCGGGCGGCCGGAGGAGACCGGCTCCCGCATGGTGACGGGCACGATGGCGGACGCGATGACGGACGCGGCGAACGGGCCGGCGGCAGAAGCGGGAACAGGAGGAACGGGAGCGGCAGGAGGGGCCGCCATGGGCGGTGGTGACCCCCTGCCCGCGTGGTACCGCGCCGTTCCCGGCCTGCACCGGGCGCGCCCGGACGAGCTCCCCCCGGGGTGCGCCTCCGGATGGCGGGCCCGTACCCCGCTCGTCGACATGCCGGCCCATCTCCGCTATCTGGAGCGGCGGCTGGCGGGCGCCGGGGGCAGGGTGGCGCGGCGGACGGTCGCCTCTCTGGAGGAGGCGGGCCAGGAGGCCGCGGTGGTCGTGAACTGCACCGGACTGGCTGCGCGGGATCTGGTGCCGGATCCTGACGTACACCCGGTCCAGGGGCAGTTGGTGATCGTGGAGAATCCCGGCATCGAGGAGTGGTTCGTCGCCGCGGACGAGGGCTCGGCGACCACGGCCTACGTCCTGCCGCAGCCGTACGGCGTGGTCCTCGGTGGTACGGCGTACGACGACGTCTGGTCGCTGGAGCCGGACCCGGCGGTGGCGGAGGCGATCGTGGCGCGCTGCGCCCGGCACTTCCCGGAGCTGGCGCGGGCCCGGGTGCTCCGGCACACGGTGGGGCTGCGGCCGGCCCGCCCGGCGGTGCGGCTGACGTCGGAGTGGCTGTCCGGCGGGGCGCTGTGCGTCCACAACTACGGGCACGGCGGTGCGGGAGTCACCGTGGCGTGGGGGTGCGCGGACGAAGTGGTCCGGATGGTGCGGGCGGCCTCGGGACTGTCCGACGGGTCAGGGTCGGAACGGTCCTGA
- a CDS encoding BCCT family transporter has translation MSPTAKGTGDGGGASATADRPDDSHRARPPQTDRVVFGVTALLTLAFIAWGVTSTASLKNVSTTMLNWVIDNGGWAFVLAASGFVIFAIWLAVSKYGRIILGKEGERPEFRTVSWIAMMFSAGMGIGLMFFGVSEPLGHFMRPPPGTDPQDAAQAMDTAMATTLFHWSLHPWAIYAVVGLAIAYSCFRRGRRQTIASVLTPLLGKRRVNGWGGRIIDILAIFATLFGSAASLGLGALQIGGGIEVLGWMDSVSTALLVGVIAVLTTAFILSAVSGVARGIQYLSNTNMVLALILAVFVFVVGPTILVLNLLPTSVASFIGELPQLAGRTEASGGEGAADWLRTWTVFYWAWWISWTPFVGMFIARISRGRTIRQFIGGVILVPSVVSLVWFSVFGGSAMKLQDDRQLSGSTTPEGQLFDVLNQYPIATVTSVLVMILVAIFFVSGADAASVVMGTLSQRGTFDPTRIVVIFWGVATGGVAAIMLLIGGGSGDALTGLQNLTILVSVPFLFVMVIMCWALVRDLRSDELVERGQKGEEAVEMAVITGHEQYDGDFEFQIGPGTGGEASGATAVPEDTDGGK, from the coding sequence TTGTCGCCCACAGCCAAGGGCACGGGAGACGGAGGTGGCGCGTCCGCCACGGCGGACCGACCCGACGACTCCCACCGGGCCAGGCCCCCACAGACCGACCGCGTGGTGTTCGGCGTCACCGCGCTGCTGACGCTCGCGTTCATCGCATGGGGCGTCACCTCCACCGCATCGCTCAAGAACGTATCGACCACGATGCTGAACTGGGTGATCGACAACGGCGGCTGGGCCTTTGTACTCGCCGCCTCCGGCTTTGTGATCTTCGCGATCTGGCTGGCCGTCAGCAAGTACGGGCGGATCATCCTCGGCAAGGAGGGCGAGCGACCCGAATTCCGTACGGTGTCCTGGATCGCGATGATGTTCAGCGCCGGCATGGGCATCGGCCTGATGTTCTTCGGCGTCAGTGAGCCGCTGGGGCACTTCATGAGGCCGCCACCGGGCACCGACCCCCAGGACGCCGCCCAGGCCATGGACACGGCGATGGCCACCACGCTGTTCCACTGGTCGCTGCATCCCTGGGCCATCTACGCGGTCGTGGGGCTGGCCATCGCGTACAGCTGCTTCCGGCGGGGGAGGCGGCAGACGATCGCCTCGGTGCTCACCCCACTGCTCGGCAAGCGGCGGGTGAACGGCTGGGGCGGCCGGATCATCGACATCCTGGCCATCTTCGCCACCCTCTTCGGCTCCGCGGCCTCCCTGGGGCTCGGCGCGCTGCAGATCGGCGGCGGTATCGAGGTGCTGGGCTGGATGGACAGCGTCAGCACCGCCCTGCTGGTCGGCGTGATCGCCGTGCTGACCACCGCGTTCATCCTGTCCGCGGTCTCCGGCGTCGCCAGGGGCATCCAGTACCTGTCCAACACCAACATGGTGCTGGCGCTGATACTGGCGGTGTTCGTGTTCGTGGTCGGCCCGACCATCCTCGTCCTCAACCTGCTGCCGACCTCCGTCGCGTCGTTCATCGGCGAGCTGCCGCAGCTGGCCGGCCGTACCGAGGCCAGCGGCGGTGAAGGCGCGGCCGACTGGCTGCGCACCTGGACCGTCTTCTACTGGGCGTGGTGGATCTCCTGGACGCCCTTCGTGGGCATGTTCATCGCCAGGATCAGCCGCGGCCGGACGATCCGTCAGTTCATCGGCGGCGTCATCCTCGTACCGAGCGTGGTCAGTCTGGTGTGGTTCTCGGTGTTCGGCGGCTCCGCGATGAAGCTGCAGGACGACAGGCAGCTCAGCGGGTCCACGACCCCCGAAGGCCAGCTCTTCGACGTGCTGAATCAGTACCCGATCGCGACCGTCACCAGCGTCCTGGTGATGATCCTGGTCGCCATCTTCTTCGTCTCCGGGGCCGATGCCGCGTCCGTCGTCATGGGCACCCTGTCGCAGCGGGGAACCTTTGATCCGACCCGGATCGTGGTGATCTTCTGGGGTGTGGCGACCGGTGGGGTCGCCGCGATCATGCTGCTGATCGGCGGTGGATCCGGCGACGCCCTGACCGGATTGCAGAATCTGACGATCCTGGTCTCGGTGCCGTTCCTGTTCGTGATGGTCATCATGTGCTGGGCGCTCGTGCGGGATCTGCGCAGCGATGAGCTGGTCGAGCGCGGCCAGAAGGGCGAGGAAGCCGTCGAGATGGCCGTCATCACGGGCCATGAGCAGTACGACGGCGACTTCGAGTTCCAGATCGGCCCGGGGACGGGGGGTGAAGCCTCCGGCGCCACGGCCGTCCCGGAGGACACCGACGGCGGGAAGTAG